Proteins encoded in a region of the Labeo rohita strain BAU-BD-2019 chromosome 22, IGBB_LRoh.1.0, whole genome shotgun sequence genome:
- the pla2g6 gene encoding LOW QUALITY PROTEIN: 85/88 kDa calcium-independent phospholipase A2 (The sequence of the model RefSeq protein was modified relative to this genomic sequence to represent the inferred CDS: deleted 1 base in 1 codon) — translation MQFLGRILDTVSSVSTLFSNPYRVRDVQLSDYNGKVLLKQEGRLVLYKNQQSRSWDCLLLCPESSSVALRMFQVASEEDAMNWFPQYALKLRPFYEMLRPPLKPEMFQPIVDCVRNHPDWSSAHVAVDTGLRDCLKHNYVLSQMNARNAQGQTPLHLACERGDVACVRELLEECQARTDIKDKNGETPMHCAAKQDSAIVIEVLCAQMCMGVNELNAAGETPIHIACRLGRVEAVKGLLGGGARCDVMGSNGYPIHTAMKYSEKSCAEAILSTNPNQLLAEDPLYGGTPLHWAKTAEMSRVLLDRGCNINYLSKTGESPLHILTKRGRFEAAMTLLTHGADPNIKGLDGNTALHLAMKLDHMDLIKALIVFGADVEVHNDLGETPGLIAARTSKGPNRKVLLNMLCSVGVERCHPPSLNSPIPSVNKAPPPGIGFDDIMHVAAAVTAMSRGFAEVDGLKTGSKVDRLLCLDGGGIKGLVLIQMLIALEKQAGRPIRELFDWVSGTSTGGILALAIVHGKSMEYLRCLYFRMKEQVFKGSRPYESGPLEEFLKNEFGEHTKMTDVTHPRVMVTSVLADRHPGELHLFRNYDPPVLQRDPPYTSTATFQPLTVPQEQLVWRAARSSGAAPTYFRPMGRFLDGGLLANNPTLDAMTEIHQYNKALKAQGSESEVCRLGVVVSLGTGKPPQVAVNSVDVFRPSNPLELAKTFVGVRELGKMLVDCCTDSDGCAVDRARAWCEMADINYHRLSPQLSQEVMLDEVSDAVLVDMLWETQMYLYEHRDVIQTLCQQLLQL, via the exons ATGCAGTTCCTGGGCCGTATATTGGACACGGTGAGCTCCGTGTCGACTCTGTTCTCCAACCCTTACCGTGTGAGGGACGTGCAGCTGTCAGATTATAATGGCAAAGTGCTACTGAAACAGGAGGGCCGACTGGTCCTGTACAAGAACCAGCAGAGCCGTTCATGGGACTGCCTGCTTCTCTGCCCCGAGTCTTCATCTGTGGctctgag GATGTTTCAGGTAGCGTCAGAGGAGGATGCCATGAATTGGTTTCCTCAGTATGCCCTCAAGCTCCGCCCATTTTATGAGATGCTCCGCCCACCGCTGAAACCTGAGATGTTCCAGCCAATCGTGGACTGCGTGCGGAATCACCCCGACTGGAGCTCGGCCCACGTCGCAGTGGATACTGGATTGAGAGATTGTCTCAAACACAATTACGTTTTGAG TCAGATGAACGCCCGTAACGCCCAGGGTCAGACCCCACTGCATCTGGCGTGCGAGAGAGGAGATGTGGCCTGTGTACGAGAGCTCCTGGAGGAGTGTCAGGCACGTACGGACATCAAGGACAAGAACGGAGAGACGCCCATGCACTGTGCTGCTAAACAAGACTCTGCTATTGTTATAGAG GTTTTGTGTGCCCAGATGTGCATGGGTGTGAACGAGCTGAACGCCGCCGGGGAAACACCGATCCACATTGCATGCCGTCTGGGGAGGGTGGAGGCGGTCAAGGGCCTGCTTGGAGGCGGAGCCCGCTGTGACGTCATGGGAAGCAACGGCTATCCAATCCACACCGCCATGAAGTATAGTGAGAAAAG TTGTGCCGAAGCAATTTTAAGCACCAACCCAAATCAACTTTTGGCAGAGGATCCGCTTTATGGTGGAACGCCTCTTCACTGGGCCAAAACTGCTGAG ATGAGCCGTGTGCTGCTGGACAGAGGATGTAACATTAACTACCTGAGTAAGACCGGAGAGAGTCCGTTACACATCCTGACCAAGAGGGGGCGCTTTGAGGCCGCAATGACACTGCTGACCCATGGAGCTGACCCCAACATTAAGGGTCTGGATGGGAACACAGCACTGCACCTCGCCATGAAG TTGGACCACATGGACCTGATCAAAGCTCTCATTGTGTTTGGAGCAGATGTCGAAGTTCACAATGACCTGGGAGAGACACCAGGACTCATTGCAGCCCGTACCAGCAAgg GGCCCAACCGTAAGGTGCTCTTGAACATGCTGTGTAGTGTAGGGGTCGAGCGGTGTCAC CCCCCTTCCCTCAACAGCCCTATACCCAGTGTCAACAAAGCTCCGCCTCCTGGCATAG GGTTTGATGACATCATGCACGTGGCGGCAGCTGTCACGGCCATGAGTCGTGGATTTGCAGAGGTTGATGGGCTCAAGACAGGAAGCAA AGTGGACAGATTGCTGTGTTTAGATGGTGGAGGAATAAAGGGACTGGTTCTGATCCAGATGTTGATCGCTTTGGAGAAACAGGCTGGACGGCCCATCAGGGAACTCTTTGACTGGGTGTCTGGGACTAGCACTGGTGGCATACTGGCCCTCGCTATTGTACACG GTAAATCGATGGAGTATCTGCGCTGTCTGTACTTCAGAATGAAGGAACAGGTATTTAAAGGTTCTCGACCATACGAGTCTGGCCCTCTGGAGGAATTTCTCAAGAATGAGTTTGGAGAACATACCAAGATGACGGACGTCACACACCCCAG AGTAATGGTGACTAGCGTTCTTGCAGACAGACACCCTGGAGAACTGCATCTGTTTCGTAATTACGACCCACCGGTCCTGCAAAGAGACCCTCCCTACACATCTACAGCCACATTTCAACCTCTTACTGTGCCGCAGG agCAATTAGTTTGGCGTGCTGCCCGCTCCAGTGGAGCCGCTCCCACATACTTTCGACCAATGGGCCGTTTTCTGGATGGAGGGCTGCTGGCCAATAACCCAACGCTAGATGCCATGACAGAAATACACCAGTACAACAAAGCCCTAAAGGCACAG GGCAGTGAATCAGAGGTGTGCAGGTTAGGTGTGGTCGTCTCATTGGGCACCGGTAAACCTCCTCAGGTGGCGGTGAACTCGGTGGATGTTTTCAGGCCATCGAATCCACTGGAGCTGGCCAAGACCTTTGTTGGTGTCAGAGAACTGGGCAAGATGCTTGTGGATTGT TGTACGGACTCAGATGGTTGTGCTGTGGACCGAGCCAGAGCGTGGTGTGAGATGGCCGATATAAACTATCACAG GTTGAGTCCTCAGCTCTCTCAGGAGGTGATGCTGGATGAGGTCAGTGACGCTGTGTTAGTTGACATGCTGTGGGAGACTCAGATGTACCTGTACGAGCACAGAGATGTCATACAAACCCTCTGCCAGCAGCTACTGCAGCTTTGA